Proteins from a genomic interval of Acidimicrobiia bacterium:
- a CDS encoding ribonuclease J, producing MEQVRLTFLGGLGGPARNCLLVEAEGRIVIVDFGYAVGRNDDGTRFRVVPDLEYLRQNANRVEACVVTHGHEDHVGGLAYLLQEMSVPIYSAPFTLGLARQRLEPLGLAKDELLRPVADGEYVQLGPIGAEFIPVTHSIPQAFGLALHTPAGVIFHSGDFKIDLDPVDGRFTNLSRIGELAQNPGIRLLLSESTNIAKAGFTKSESSVKPAIEALFDRYPDRRVVIGASTLNLHRLALIIDAAKTRGRFITPVGAPIRNALRIGVDTGAISLPDSFVWNPTELDDYAPSQVCVLTSGSQSESTAPLLAILNGEDTELTLGTSDVVIFTSHPIPGNAVNVARFAERLEALGPTVVQAKESKISAAGHAKIEELRLLLALAKPQAFIPIHGREANLAAHASLARDMGVVAEDIMTVRDGDTVLLTKSSLTRGSQVPAPIKEMPHLW from the coding sequence ATGGAGCAGGTTCGTCTTACATTTTTAGGAGGTTTGGGGGGCCCTGCTCGGAACTGTCTATTGGTGGAGGCCGAAGGGCGAATCGTTATTGTCGATTTTGGTTACGCTGTTGGCCGTAATGATGATGGCACCCGATTTCGGGTGGTGCCCGACCTTGAATACTTGCGTCAAAACGCAAACCGGGTGGAGGCCTGTGTGGTTACCCACGGTCATGAAGACCATGTGGGTGGTTTGGCATATTTGTTGCAAGAAATGTCGGTGCCAATCTATTCAGCTCCATTTACCTTGGGTTTGGCTCGTCAACGTTTAGAGCCGTTGGGATTGGCCAAAGATGAGTTGTTAAGGCCGGTGGCCGACGGGGAATATGTGCAGTTAGGCCCGATTGGGGCCGAATTCATTCCGGTTACACATTCCATTCCTCAAGCTTTTGGTTTGGCGCTACACACCCCGGCGGGCGTGATATTTCACAGTGGTGATTTCAAGATTGACCTTGATCCGGTGGATGGACGATTTACCAACTTGAGCCGCATAGGCGAGCTAGCCCAAAACCCGGGCATTCGTCTGCTGTTGTCAGAGTCAACCAACATCGCGAAAGCTGGTTTCACGAAATCGGAATCAAGTGTTAAACCGGCTATTGAAGCGCTATTTGATCGTTACCCCGACCGGAGGGTTGTTATAGGGGCTTCTACTCTAAATTTGCATCGGTTAGCGCTAATTATCGATGCCGCCAAGACTCGCGGTCGTTTCATCACCCCAGTTGGTGCGCCCATTAGAAATGCTCTTCGGATTGGTGTTGATACCGGTGCTATATCGCTGCCGGATAGTTTTGTTTGGAACCCGACCGAGCTTGATGACTACGCCCCGAGCCAGGTTTGTGTGCTTACCTCTGGTAGTCAATCAGAATCCACCGCCCCGCTGTTGGCTATTTTGAACGGTGAAGATACCGAGTTAACGCTTGGCACCTCAGATGTGGTCATCTTTACCTCGCACCCGATTCCAGGGAACGCCGTCAACGTGGCACGCTTCGCTGAGCGGTTGGAGGCGCTTGGCCCTACGGTGGTGCAGGCCAAAGAATCCAAGATTTCGGCTGCCGGTCACGCCAAGATAGAAGAGCTACGACTGCTATTGGCGCTAGCTAAACCGCAAGCGTTTATTCCCATACATGGCCGGGAAGCGAACCTGGCGGCCCATGCTTCTTTAGCAAGGGATATGGGGGTGGTGGCCGAAGATATTATGACGGTGCGCGACGGCGATACGGTGCTGTTGACCAAATCCAGCCTCACTCGGGGTTCACAAGTGCCAGCTCCAATTAAAGAAATGCCTCATCTCTGGTAG
- a CDS encoding MFS transporter yields MTEVRATHTGTHLVPPEPGEAQPTDKLRPDQILMFAVVATALFMSTLDQTIVATALDSIQQGLDTTVTWVGWTITAYSLGMVMMLSLAGKLTQRYGPRRVFLASITIFSVASLACGLVTQVEPLIALRFIQAVGGAGFTPSATRIVVEHFGSHRDKAVGLFGSLFTSGAMIGPLAGGLIVSKLSWHWVFLVNVPLGLILIPLALWLIPSDRAIDRQTSAPPEPLDLPGVTFLGVGLFGAMLALSMAGDRPQSWAAIALVSTLVALGTLWQFTRHIQKVAHPVIAPRLVWGQGFAAVNLINVFYAGCGMGLMALLPWYATTRYDIDALGSGTLLAAEGVAAITLSTLGALMLRRTGYRRPLYVTAFFVVLGMIGLALPASGFTPYVWLSIAAALIGIGLGVASPASRNAGLQLVPDQAAPIAALRSSGLQVGSIAAVSIATTVISGAAEPAVAMAWVYASYAVLTIVVGLPAVRRIPEHHGSW; encoded by the coding sequence ATGACTGAGGTTCGCGCAACTCATACTGGCACGCACCTAGTCCCTCCCGAACCTGGCGAAGCTCAACCGACAGACAAGTTACGGCCTGATCAAATCTTGATGTTCGCGGTGGTAGCTACCGCTTTGTTTATGAGCACCCTTGATCAAACGATCGTGGCCACGGCGCTCGACTCTATTCAACAGGGTTTAGACACCACCGTCACTTGGGTGGGTTGGACTATTACCGCATACAGCCTGGGCATGGTGATGATGCTTTCCCTGGCAGGTAAACTAACCCAGCGCTATGGACCCCGCCGGGTGTTTTTAGCTTCTATCACCATATTCTCTGTGGCATCTTTAGCGTGCGGGCTGGTGACACAGGTTGAGCCTTTGATCGCCCTACGTTTTATTCAGGCCGTCGGAGGAGCGGGTTTCACCCCTTCTGCCACCCGGATTGTGGTGGAACACTTCGGAAGCCACCGGGACAAAGCAGTAGGCCTATTTGGGTCACTGTTTACTAGTGGTGCCATGATCGGCCCCTTAGCCGGGGGCCTCATTGTTTCCAAGCTTTCATGGCACTGGGTGTTCTTAGTGAATGTGCCTCTAGGTCTAATTTTGATTCCATTGGCGCTATGGCTCATTCCCTCAGACCGCGCTATCGATCGGCAGACCTCGGCACCACCAGAACCCCTTGATTTACCAGGTGTCACGTTTCTTGGAGTGGGCCTCTTCGGGGCCATGCTGGCCTTGTCGATGGCTGGCGACCGTCCCCAAAGCTGGGCGGCCATTGCACTGGTGTCGACCCTGGTCGCGCTGGGCACCTTGTGGCAATTCACCCGCCACATACAGAAAGTGGCGCATCCGGTAATTGCTCCTCGGCTGGTATGGGGCCAAGGGTTTGCGGCAGTAAATCTAATAAATGTGTTTTATGCGGGCTGTGGAATGGGCCTCATGGCATTGTTACCTTGGTATGCCACCACCCGCTACGACATCGACGCGCTAGGCTCGGGCACGCTTTTAGCGGCCGAAGGGGTGGCAGCGATCACACTTTCTACCCTTGGGGCCCTAATGCTACGCCGTACCGGCTACCGACGGCCGTTGTATGTAACGGCCTTTTTTGTGGTGCTGGGCATGATTGGCTTAGCCCTACCAGCAAGTGGTTTTACGCCGTATGTGTGGCTATCGATTGCGGCAGCACTAATTGGTATTGGACTGGGGGTGGCCAGCCCGGCCAGCCGTAACGCTGGCTTGCAACTGGTACCGGACCAAGCGGCACCCATCGCGGCGCTTCGGTCTTCCGGGTTGCAAGTAGGCTCAATCGCCGCGGTCTCGATAGCGACCACCGTTATCAGCGGAGCCGCTGAACCTGCAGTTGCTATGGCGTGGGTATACGCCAGTTATGCAGTGCTCACTATCGTGGTAGGGCTTCCTGCTGTGCGCCGCATTCCCGAACATCACGGATCGTGGTAA
- the mcrC gene encoding 5-methylcytosine-specific restriction endonuclease system specificity protein McrC, with translation MIKDDSIFIKNIYYMLAYAYRSLRMDEMVSIEAEKFDNTHDLFAALLTKDIGRLVKRGLHRNYVLHNEELATLRGKVDIGSTVKTRLARRHTLVCEYDEFSDNILLNQILKTTIVTLLRLGDIQPVNRVALKKVALFFGDVDELDPRNIPWSSLRFTRHNNSYRMAIGLSRLLFDGMLLTTEAGDNKLRAFLDDQRMSQLFERFVYEYYAQEYMSLTVSAPQIKWAVDDGLNNLLPTMQSDIVLGRDSRIVIIDTKYYSRSMQEYFGARTIHSGNLYQIFTYVKNKQAELEQQSAKVSGILLYARTDEDVQPDVSYQMSGNRISVKTLDLNREFASIAAQLDAIATEYFTL, from the coding sequence GTGATCAAAGATGATAGCATCTTTATCAAAAACATATACTATATGCTGGCCTATGCCTACCGTTCTCTAAGAATGGACGAGATGGTTAGCATAGAGGCAGAGAAATTTGACAACACTCACGATTTATTTGCTGCTTTGCTCACCAAAGACATTGGTAGGCTCGTTAAACGAGGGCTCCATCGTAACTACGTACTTCATAACGAAGAGTTAGCTACTTTGCGAGGCAAGGTTGATATTGGAAGTACGGTTAAAACGCGGTTAGCTCGGCGACACACATTGGTCTGTGAATACGATGAGTTTTCAGACAATATTCTACTCAACCAAATTCTCAAAACTACTATTGTAACCCTCTTGCGTTTGGGTGATATACAGCCTGTTAATCGTGTAGCGCTTAAGAAGGTAGCACTGTTTTTTGGGGATGTGGATGAGTTAGACCCCCGTAATATTCCGTGGTCATCGCTGCGTTTCACCCGCCATAATAACAGCTATCGAATGGCGATAGGACTATCGCGCTTGCTCTTTGACGGAATGCTGCTCACCACGGAAGCTGGCGATAATAAGTTAAGAGCGTTTCTAGATGATCAGCGTATGAGCCAGCTATTTGAACGTTTTGTGTATGAGTATTATGCACAAGAGTATATGTCGTTAACAGTCAGCGCACCACAAATTAAATGGGCTGTGGATGACGGGCTAAACAACCTACTGCCTACAATGCAAAGCGATATTGTGCTAGGGCGAGACAGTCGAATTGTGATTATTGATACGAAATATTATTCACGGTCTATGCAAGAATATTTTGGTGCCCGAACAATCCACTCGGGTAACCTTTACCAAATATTTACTTATGTTAAGAATAAGCAGGCAGAGTTAGAACAACAATCTGCCAAGGTGTCGGGTATTTTGCTGTACGCCCGTACCGATGAAGATGTTCAACCTGATGTTTCGTATCAGATGAGTGGTAATAGGATTAGCGTAAAGACTCTCGACTTAAATCGTGAGTTCGCTAGTATTGCCGCGCAACTAGATGCGATAGCGACCGAATACTTCACGCTATAG
- a CDS encoding AAA family ATPase translates to MIDEVRFTEWLERYKQQFVSYQWEREKYKWEAVKHFQDSWEVNAPDFASMLERALSLTGNLLDVSNHYPRGMIVAFAKAFSEDVRSMFLALFDERGDLFDRVDAFKRSAGVLLDRYEDEAPNHYQTENAITTYLWLRFPDRYYIYKYGIARTVAEELGADYQIKQGAYASNVRNHFALYNEVRTLLTADGQLEAMLGSQLTPECHRDPNLNTLTMDFGFFISDQLKAEREAQHWFPKASQYHPGLSVADWEALVRNPDVFTVQALQVMKRLLDAGGEASCAALASKYGETAAFYNVMSQALARRVIDKTNIPVSQREEGGQRLWAVLYTGRNAKKGEAGTFVYRVRDELVEALERVDLSGVDLYAPAITQPSPESLCLVQYTSDDFLREVYMSPERYKALVGVLHNKKNLILQGAPGVGKTYASKRLAWSIMGAKDDERVEFIQFHQNYSYEDFMMGYRPTGDGFSLQYGVFYRFCKKSAEAPEQDFFFIIDEINRGNMSKIFGELLMLIERDYRDTSITLAYNDLPFSVPQNLYIIGMMNTADRSLAMIDYALRRRFSFFEMEPGFHTKGFNLYRQHLANPTLDVLIDKVVELNDEIASDPTLGKGFRIGHSYFSGVSEVSDEWLQAIVEYDILPMLSEYWFDDPNRLTKWKNTLNGIFQL, encoded by the coding sequence GTGATTGACGAGGTTCGATTTACGGAGTGGCTTGAGCGGTATAAACAGCAGTTTGTGTCGTATCAATGGGAGCGTGAGAAATACAAGTGGGAAGCGGTTAAGCACTTTCAAGATTCTTGGGAGGTGAACGCCCCAGATTTTGCCTCAATGCTCGAGCGGGCCTTGAGTCTGACAGGCAACTTGTTGGACGTCTCGAATCACTATCCACGAGGGATGATCGTCGCTTTCGCGAAGGCTTTCTCCGAAGATGTCCGCAGCATGTTTCTGGCGTTATTTGATGAGCGGGGCGATCTTTTTGACCGTGTTGATGCGTTTAAACGCTCGGCTGGGGTGTTGCTAGACAGATATGAGGATGAAGCCCCAAACCATTATCAAACCGAAAATGCTATAACCACATACTTGTGGCTACGGTTCCCTGATCGCTACTACATCTACAAATATGGTATTGCTCGAACGGTAGCAGAAGAGCTTGGGGCTGACTATCAAATAAAACAAGGGGCCTACGCCAGTAATGTCCGTAACCACTTTGCCCTCTATAACGAGGTGCGTACGTTACTAACAGCCGATGGTCAGCTTGAGGCTATGTTGGGTTCGCAACTAACCCCTGAATGTCATCGAGACCCCAACCTCAACACTTTGACGATGGATTTCGGTTTCTTTATAAGCGACCAGCTAAAAGCCGAACGAGAAGCCCAGCATTGGTTTCCCAAAGCCAGCCAGTACCACCCGGGTTTGAGTGTGGCGGATTGGGAAGCATTGGTTCGCAATCCAGATGTGTTTACCGTACAGGCCCTACAGGTAATGAAGCGGCTCTTAGATGCTGGCGGGGAGGCAAGCTGTGCTGCTTTGGCTAGCAAATATGGTGAGACTGCTGCTTTCTACAACGTAATGTCTCAGGCCTTAGCTCGTCGTGTAATTGATAAAACCAATATTCCAGTTTCGCAACGTGAAGAAGGTGGTCAACGCCTCTGGGCAGTTCTATATACGGGACGTAATGCTAAAAAAGGCGAAGCCGGTACCTTTGTCTATCGCGTGCGAGATGAACTTGTTGAAGCACTTGAGAGGGTTGATCTGAGCGGGGTTGACCTATATGCGCCTGCTATAACACAACCCTCACCCGAGAGTCTCTGTTTGGTTCAATACACTAGCGATGACTTTTTGCGTGAGGTGTATATGTCACCGGAGCGATATAAAGCTTTGGTGGGTGTGCTTCACAACAAGAAAAATCTAATTCTGCAAGGGGCACCTGGGGTAGGTAAAACCTATGCATCCAAACGCTTAGCGTGGTCAATAATGGGTGCTAAAGACGATGAGCGTGTTGAGTTCATTCAGTTCCATCAAAACTATTCGTATGAAGATTTTATGATGGGTTATCGACCTACGGGAGACGGGTTTAGCCTCCAATATGGGGTGTTCTATCGCTTCTGCAAAAAATCAGCTGAGGCCCCCGAGCAAGATTTCTTCTTCATCATTGATGAGATTAATCGCGGTAATATGTCAAAGATTTTTGGTGAGCTGCTAATGCTGATCGAACGAGATTATCGCGACACATCAATAACTTTGGCTTATAACGACCTGCCATTTTCTGTGCCCCAGAACCTCTACATCATTGGCATGATGAATACAGCCGACCGTTCATTAGCGATGATTGACTATGCGTTGCGACGTAGGTTTAGCTTCTTTGAAATGGAACCAGGTTTTCACACCAAAGGCTTCAACTTGTATCGCCAACATCTAGCAAACCCCACCCTTGATGTGCTCATCGACAAAGTAGTTGAGCTTAATGATGAAATAGCCTCAGACCCGACGCTTGGCAAAGGTTTTCGTATCGGACACAGCTATTTTAGTGGAGTTTCCGAAGTTTCTGATGAGTGGCTACAGGCCATAGTTGAGTACGATATTTTGCCCATGCTAAGCGAGTATTGGTTTGATGATCCTAATCGTTTAACTAAGTGGAAAAACACTCTCAACGGTATCTTTCAGCTGTGA
- the moaC gene encoding cyclic pyranopterin monophosphate synthase MoaC produces MSDSGLTHLDPLGRARMVDVTPKEATHRRALAKGRVYMQPETATIVAKGALAKGDVLAVARVAGIQAAKRTPDLIPLCHPLMIGAVLINFHIEEDFIEVEAQVETVDRTGVEMEALTAVSVAALTIYDMCKSVDKSMTIGDITLWEKTGGKSGAYRREA; encoded by the coding sequence ATGTCTGATAGCGGTTTAACGCACCTCGACCCGCTCGGTCGGGCGCGCATGGTCGATGTGACCCCGAAAGAAGCTACTCACAGGCGGGCCTTAGCCAAAGGTCGGGTGTATATGCAGCCTGAGACGGCCACCATCGTCGCCAAAGGCGCCCTCGCTAAAGGCGATGTGTTGGCGGTAGCCCGAGTGGCAGGAATTCAAGCTGCCAAACGCACTCCCGACCTTATTCCGCTTTGTCATCCCCTCATGATTGGGGCTGTGTTGATCAACTTCCATATTGAAGAAGATTTTATTGAAGTAGAGGCCCAGGTTGAGACCGTTGACCGCACCGGGGTGGAGATGGAAGCCCTAACGGCGGTGTCAGTGGCGGCGCTCACTATCTATGACATGTGCAAGTCAGTTGACAAGTCGATGACCATCGGCGACATAACGCTTTGGGAAAAGACCGGTGGTAAATCCGGTGCTTATCGCCGTGAGGCTTAA
- the moaA gene encoding GTP 3',8-cyclase MoaA has product MTQPLMDSFGRVHRDLRISVTDRCNFRCTYCMPEEGMQWLRREEVLSFEEIERIARLMVDRYGITSIRLTGGEPTVRAHLPDLIRRLAELPVDLALTTNGTSLSHQAEALAAAGLKRINISIDTFRRDRFLAITRRDELATVLAGIDAALAAGLSPVKLNAVMMRGVNDDELLDFIQFGREKGVTVRFIEFMPLDAQGGWSRDQVVTYDEILARIGAKFPFEPLGSNARGAAPAERFRFLDGQGEFGIIASVTQSFCESCDRVRLTAEGQLRSCLFALDHTDLRAMLRMTATDDELAQAVADNIAAKWAGHQIGQVHFIRPSKSMSQIGG; this is encoded by the coding sequence ATGACCCAGCCCTTAATGGATTCGTTTGGTCGGGTGCATCGTGACCTACGAATTTCGGTTACCGACCGCTGCAATTTTCGCTGCACGTACTGCATGCCTGAAGAAGGAATGCAGTGGTTGCGCCGCGAAGAGGTGCTGAGTTTCGAAGAAATTGAGCGGATAGCCCGGCTGATGGTTGATCGTTACGGGATTACCAGCATCCGTCTAACTGGGGGTGAGCCAACGGTGCGGGCACACCTGCCGGATTTGATTCGTCGCTTGGCGGAACTGCCGGTCGATTTGGCCCTCACCACTAATGGCACCAGCCTCTCCCATCAGGCCGAAGCGCTGGCGGCGGCCGGTTTGAAACGAATTAACATTTCGATCGACACTTTCCGTCGAGACCGCTTTCTGGCGATTACTCGTCGTGACGAGCTTGCCACTGTGCTGGCAGGTATTGACGCTGCCTTAGCGGCGGGTTTGTCGCCGGTGAAGCTGAACGCCGTCATGATGCGTGGCGTGAACGACGATGAGCTGCTTGACTTCATCCAGTTTGGACGTGAAAAAGGGGTGACCGTTCGCTTCATCGAGTTCATGCCGCTCGATGCACAGGGCGGATGGAGCCGTGACCAAGTAGTGACGTACGACGAGATTTTGGCGCGAATCGGAGCAAAGTTTCCGTTTGAGCCATTGGGAAGCAACGCCCGAGGTGCCGCACCAGCTGAACGGTTTCGATTCCTAGACGGCCAGGGAGAGTTCGGCATTATTGCTTCGGTGACACAGTCGTTTTGTGAAAGTTGTGATCGGGTACGTCTAACTGCTGAAGGGCAACTTCGGTCTTGTTTGTTCGCTCTTGATCACACTGACCTGCGGGCTATGTTGCGAATGACGGCCACCGATGACGAGCTAGCCCAAGCAGTGGCGGACAATATCGCCGCTAAGTGGGCGGGTCACCAGATCGGACAAGTTCACTTCATACGCCCTTCCAAATCGATGAGCCAAATCGGCGGTTAG
- the glp gene encoding gephyrin-like molybdotransferase Glp, whose product MIPLSQAQERVLAGCKRLGEVEIRIGEALGLVCAEDVVATEASPPFANSSMDGFAVVSTDLDSASPENPAQLQLVGTQAAGLAQDLVVRRGQAVRIMTGASIPNGADAVAIVEDSRLSDDGTQVWLSQPVPAGENIRGSGSDLQPGDLVIPASTVLRAGHLGLLATMGRETIRVVRRPRVGVMSTGDELTSGPKALLPGQIRDANRITLLSLLDGLGVESVDLGLVADDEAAISQALELAVANCDAVVTSGGVSMGDFDYVKAVLDRIGEMSWMQVAIKPAKPLAFGTVAGTPIFGLPGNPVSAMVSFELFARRALQKMMGYPAVERPLVQAVADEDLQRRVDGKTHFLRSVVSYYDGQFRVRLAGEQGSHQLSAMAEANGLAVVPNGTGVAAGETVSVMLLRNLGE is encoded by the coding sequence ATGATTCCTTTGTCGCAAGCCCAAGAGCGGGTATTAGCTGGTTGTAAACGCCTTGGCGAGGTCGAGATTCGCATTGGCGAAGCGCTGGGTCTGGTTTGTGCGGAAGATGTGGTGGCGACCGAAGCTTCACCGCCTTTTGCCAACTCGTCGATGGACGGTTTCGCTGTGGTGTCAACAGATTTAGATAGTGCTAGCCCCGAAAACCCAGCCCAACTTCAGCTTGTGGGAACCCAAGCAGCTGGCTTGGCACAAGATCTAGTCGTGCGTCGAGGTCAAGCGGTGCGAATTATGACTGGCGCTTCGATTCCCAATGGCGCCGACGCTGTGGCGATCGTGGAAGATTCTCGACTGAGCGACGATGGCACCCAGGTTTGGTTATCGCAACCAGTTCCTGCGGGTGAGAATATTCGCGGCTCCGGCAGCGACCTGCAACCAGGCGACTTGGTGATTCCGGCTTCGACGGTCTTGCGTGCTGGTCACCTTGGTTTGTTGGCCACCATGGGTCGCGAAACGATTCGGGTTGTGCGACGCCCGCGGGTTGGTGTCATGTCCACTGGTGATGAACTCACTAGTGGCCCCAAGGCGTTATTACCCGGCCAAATTCGTGATGCTAATCGAATTACCTTGTTGAGCCTGCTCGATGGTTTGGGGGTTGAGTCCGTTGATTTGGGTCTCGTGGCCGACGACGAAGCGGCTATTAGCCAAGCTTTGGAACTTGCGGTGGCGAACTGTGACGCTGTCGTGACTTCGGGCGGGGTTTCGATGGGCGATTTTGACTATGTGAAGGCGGTCCTTGATCGCATCGGCGAAATGTCGTGGATGCAGGTGGCGATAAAGCCAGCTAAACCGTTGGCCTTTGGAACTGTTGCTGGTACTCCGATTTTTGGGCTGCCAGGCAATCCAGTTTCTGCCATGGTCAGTTTCGAACTTTTTGCACGTCGGGCCCTGCAAAAAATGATGGGTTATCCGGCGGTGGAGCGCCCATTGGTTCAGGCCGTGGCCGATGAAGATCTACAACGTCGCGTCGATGGTAAAACACACTTTCTACGCTCGGTAGTTTCTTATTACGACGGCCAATTCAGGGTTCGTTTGGCGGGCGAGCAAGGTTCACACCAGCTAAGTGCCATGGCTGAAGCCAACGGCTTGGCGGTGGTACCAAATGGCACGGGGGTCGCGGCCGGGGAAACGGTGTCGGTGATGCTACTTCGTAACCTGGGCGAGTAA
- the galU gene encoding UTP--glucose-1-phosphate uridylyltransferase GalU: MSKIKKAVIPAAGWGTRFLPFTKSVPKEMLPIVDRPSIQYIVEEAVRVGLTDILIITSPYKKAIEDHFDRSVELETVLAKGGKADEASSVRELAELADIHFMRQGEALGLGHAVGLARSHVGNEPFAVLLGDDMMHPDSPLLANMVAATEETGTSTVALMKVPPADIHLYGSAGVSELNHSEALVQIDFLVEKPPAHEAPSDLAVIGRYVFTPEIFDHIDRTMPGKGGEIQLTDAMASLQAAQGLNGWRFEGGRFDVGNKIDYIRTILELGAEREDLREDLLRVVKDFAAKEGL; the protein is encoded by the coding sequence ATGTCGAAGATCAAGAAAGCAGTTATTCCAGCCGCTGGTTGGGGCACCAGGTTCTTACCGTTCACAAAATCGGTACCCAAAGAAATGTTGCCGATCGTGGACCGACCTTCGATCCAATACATCGTGGAAGAAGCCGTTCGGGTTGGTTTGACTGACATTTTGATTATTACCAGCCCCTATAAGAAGGCAATTGAAGACCATTTTGACCGTTCGGTGGAGCTGGAGACGGTGCTAGCCAAAGGGGGCAAGGCTGATGAGGCAAGTTCGGTTCGTGAGCTGGCTGAGCTAGCCGACATTCACTTTATGCGCCAAGGTGAGGCACTTGGGCTGGGCCATGCCGTGGGGTTAGCTCGCTCGCATGTTGGCAACGAACCTTTTGCGGTGCTCCTTGGCGACGACATGATGCACCCCGATTCACCACTTCTGGCCAACATGGTTGCCGCTACTGAAGAAACTGGTACCTCTACTGTGGCTCTAATGAAAGTTCCGCCAGCCGACATCCATCTCTATGGTTCGGCGGGTGTTAGCGAGCTAAACCATTCCGAGGCGCTGGTGCAGATTGATTTTTTGGTGGAGAAGCCTCCGGCTCATGAAGCTCCGTCAGATTTAGCGGTGATCGGTCGTTATGTCTTCACGCCTGAAATCTTCGACCACATAGATCGCACTATGCCGGGTAAAGGTGGTGAGATTCAGCTCACCGACGCTATGGCCAGCTTGCAGGCCGCTCAAGGGCTGAACGGCTGGCGTTTTGAAGGTGGCCGCTTCGACGTTGGAAACAAAATCGACTACATCCGCACTATTTTAGAGCTGGGGGCGGAACGCGAAGACTTGCGAGAAGATCTGTTGCGGGTAGTAAAAGACTTCGCCGCTAAAGAAGGCCTCTAG
- the plsY gene encoding glycerol-3-phosphate 1-O-acyltransferase PlsY — protein MLNTSVALAVIAIVVAYLAGTIPSAQWVGKGYGFDPTASGSNNPGASNSYRLGGWRAGALVLLIDFMKGFAPALAALLMAGRPLAAVCGAAAVLGHVAPATRGFRGGKGVATAAGVAFCLWPLVSLVLLVVFVLAAKISGMAALGSIAIAAGLPIGVLLVHRPGLEVAVTLCVSFVVLIRHSSNVRRILRGEENKLRPT, from the coding sequence GTGCTCAACACTTCCGTGGCGCTCGCCGTGATTGCAATTGTGGTTGCCTATTTGGCCGGAACTATCCCTTCGGCCCAATGGGTAGGTAAAGGCTATGGGTTCGACCCAACTGCTTCTGGTTCTAACAACCCAGGTGCTAGCAATTCCTACCGGCTGGGTGGCTGGCGGGCGGGTGCCTTAGTGCTTTTGATCGACTTCATGAAAGGGTTTGCGCCAGCTTTAGCAGCCTTATTGATGGCTGGTCGCCCCCTAGCAGCGGTGTGTGGTGCGGCGGCGGTGTTAGGCCATGTGGCACCGGCCACGCGTGGTTTCCGTGGGGGGAAGGGTGTGGCCACCGCGGCTGGAGTGGCGTTTTGTTTGTGGCCACTCGTATCGCTCGTACTGTTGGTGGTCTTTGTGCTGGCGGCTAAAATTTCGGGCATGGCGGCCCTTGGTTCCATCGCTATCGCCGCTGGTTTACCGATCGGAGTGCTATTGGTCCATCGCCCCGGTCTTGAGGTGGCGGTGACCCTGTGTGTGAGTTTTGTGGTGTTAATACGCCATAGTTCTAATGTGCGCCGAATATTGCGCGGTGAAGAAAACAAGCTACGGCCGACTTAA
- a CDS encoding SAF domain-containing protein has translation MPQASLAASRASLNRRPKQRVRVALKRWPVFRWTVAGVAGLLTLWSLNATVSSTTEAAATYGNLVEVVVANRTIQPGELLDPSSVRVAALPAALVPPNALTEIPFGQSARSLISAGEAVITERLAPLGVNGLAAAIQPGERAIAVPVERNRIAFEIGMEVDVLQTLDPFSVGASNATSTVVAAARVIALEEMAITIAVPTNAANRVATALASSVVTLVITPG, from the coding sequence ATGCCGCAGGCCAGCCTGGCCGCCTCGCGTGCTTCCCTTAACCGCCGCCCTAAACAACGAGTCCGGGTGGCGCTAAAACGTTGGCCGGTCTTCCGATGGACCGTAGCTGGCGTGGCTGGCCTATTAACGCTTTGGTCGTTGAACGCCACGGTTAGTAGCACCACAGAAGCTGCTGCCACCTACGGAAACCTGGTGGAAGTGGTGGTGGCTAACCGGACCATCCAACCCGGCGAACTGCTCGATCCTTCCTCAGTGCGAGTGGCAGCCTTGCCAGCCGCTTTAGTTCCGCCAAATGCTTTAACAGAAATTCCCTTTGGCCAGTCAGCCCGAAGCTTAATTAGTGCTGGCGAAGCTGTAATTACCGAACGATTAGCCCCGCTTGGGGTGAACGGCCTGGCCGCTGCCATTCAACCCGGAGAACGCGCCATTGCGGTTCCGGTGGAGAGGAACCGGATAGCATTCGAAATTGGCATGGAGGTTGACGTGCTCCAAACGCTCGATCCGTTTAGTGTCGGAGCTTCGAATGCAACCAGCACCGTGGTGGCGGCCGCCAGAGTTATAGCGTTAGAAGAAATGGCTATCACGATTGCCGTGCCAACCAACGCCGCCAACCGAGTAGCTACGGCGCTAGCCAGCTCGGTAGTTACCCTGGTTATAACGCCTGGTTAA